From the Myripristis murdjan chromosome 14, fMyrMur1.1, whole genome shotgun sequence genome, one window contains:
- the rabep1 gene encoding rab GTPase-binding effector protein 1 isoform X1, with the protein MAEQASGSPRSSQHDGVLKQRVAALEQEREEFIKLKQQLEAEFNQKRAKFKELYLSKEEELKRQAASLEGAQAELSSVQAQLAQARAEMENIKAVATVSESTKQEAIDQVRSQWQEEVASLQAIMKDTVCEYEAQFHQRLEQERTQWNQYREAVERELADLRRRLTEGQEEENLEDEMKKAQEDAEKLRSVVMPMEQEIAALKAKLTTAEERVKELEASKVKELNHVLEAEKSCRTDLEMYVAVLNTQKSVLQEDAEKLRKELHEVCHKLELERQQHNQLKHTWQRANDQFLESQRLLMRDMQRIESVLSSEQLRQVEEMKKKDQEEDEKQRLSQVKEIQDEDGGDHTEPSEDLFLGLSVEEPHTNHSAHGSIHSLDTEVVAGAHMDPYKENLRRVQSTDSLGSSLSAQQGLGGHNHKAKSASHLDESDFGPLVGADCGVTEGNFGETASVSSIKLTASHFLLTKDQEKAIKAMTPEQEETASLLSSISHAPDTAYLPPSGYRLVSDSEWNLLQQEVKNAGRKLGRRCDMCSNYEKQLQVIQGQEAETRDQVKKLQVMLRQANDQLERTMSEKQELEDSVKSGNEEVTAKVSALVQRVQESETLLSTLQQGFSQAKRNTQEQMAVLMQSREQVADELSRLQRDNESLQGKHRLHLELQQQEDFQMPNTVQELQGLVLQLREDMVAVRTAADHLEEKLKAEILFLKEQIQAEQCLKENLEDTLQLEIEGCKEEIDILEASFSSLKTELERVKAEKEQLQNSLSEKSETLETIQGLKTNLEQQLKELSSTKSALESQVLDERDKAQRLQTELDVSEQVQKDFVKLSQTLQVQLERIRQADSLDRIRVILNDTNLTDINQLPET; encoded by the exons ATGGCCGAGCAGGCCTCGGGATCCCCCCGGTCGTCCCAACATGACG GGGTTCTCAAGCAGCGAGTGGCAGCTttggagcaggagagggaggagttCATCAAACtcaagcagcagctggaggccgAGTTCAACCAGAAACGAGCCAAGTTCAAAGAGCTCTACCTGTCCAAGGAAG aggagctgaagaggCAGGCGGCGTCGCTGGAGGGCGCCCAGGCTGAGCTGAGCTCCGTCCAGGCCCAGCTGGCTCAGGCCCGGGCCGAGATGGAGAACATCAAAGCGGTGGCCACCGTGTCGGAAAGCACCAAGCAGGAAGCCATCGACCAGGTCCGCAGCCAGTGGCAGGAAGAGGTGGCCTCGCTGCAGGCCATCATGAAAG ACACCGTCTGTGAGTACGAGGCCCAGTTCCACCAGCGGCTGGAGCAGGAGCGGACCCAGTGGAACCAGTACCGCGAGGCAGTAGAGAGAGAACTGGCCGACTTGAGACGCCGCCTCACTGAgggccaggaggaggagaacctGGAGGACGAAATGAAGAAA GCCCAGGAGGATGCAGAGAAGCTGCGCTCTGTGGTGATGCCCATGGAGCAGGAAATAGCAGCGCTGAAGGCCAAGCTCACCACAGCCGAGGAGAGGGTGAAGGAACTGGAGGCCTCCAAG GTGAAGGAGCTCAACCACGTTCTTGAGGCTGAGAAGTCGTGTCGCACCGACCTGGAGATGTATGTGGCCGTGTTGAACACTCAGAAGTCTGTCCTGCAGGAGGATGCAGAGAAACTACGGAAAGAGCTTCATGAAG TGTGTCATAAGCTGGAGCTGGAGCGGCAGCAGCACAACCAGCTGAAGCACACATGGCAGAGAGCCAATGACCAGTTCCTGGAGTCTCAACGCCTTCTGATGAGGGACATGCAGAGGATAGAGAGCGTGCTGTCTTCGGAACAGCTCCGCCaggtggaggagatgaagaagaaggaccag GAGGAAGATGAGAAACAGAGACTGAGCCAAGTCAAGGAGATACAAGACGAGGACGGGGGAGATCACACTGAACCTTCAGAGGACTTATTCCTGGGGCTGAGCGTTGAGGAG cCCCATACCAACCACAGTGCCCACGGCTCTATACACTCCTTAGACACCGAGGTGGTGGCAGGTGCACACATGGACCCCTACAAGGAAAACTTGCGGCGAGTCCAGTCGACGGACAGCCTCGGCTCCTCTCTGTCGGCCCAGCAGGGCTTGGGAGGCCACAACCACAAAGCCAAGTCGGCCAGCCACTTGGATGAGTCGGACTTTGGGCCCTTGGTGGGCGCTGACTGCGGGGTGACTGAGGGGAATTTTGGTGAAACAGCCTCGGTCAGCTCCATCAAGCTAACGGCCAGCCACTTCCTGCTGACTAAAGACCAGGAGAAGGCCATCAAGGCCATGACGCCAGAGCAGGAGGAGACGGCGTCACTGCTGTCCAGCATCTCCCACGCCCCTGACACCGCCTACTTACCGCCCTCTGGCTACCGGCTGGTCAGCGACAGTGAATGGAACCTGCTGCAGCAAGAG GTGAAAAATGCCGGTCGGAAGCTTGGCCGGCGTTGCGACATGTGCTCCAACTACGAGAAGCAGCTGCAGGTCATCCAAGGACAGGAGGCTGAGACACGGGATCAG GTGAAGAAGCTTCAGGTGATGCTGCGACAGGCCAAcgatcagctggagaggacgATGTCTGAGAAGCAGGAGTTGGAGGATTCAGTCAAATCGGGCAACGAGGAAGTCACGGCTAAG GTGTCAGCCCTGGTGCAGAGAGTCCAGGAGTCAGAAACACTACTGAGCACACTACAGCAAGGGTTCAGTCAAGCTAAGaggaacacacaggaacagaTG GCGGTGCTGATGCAGTCAAGGGAGCAGGTGGCAGACGAACTAAGCCGACTACAGAGAGACAACGAgagcctgcagggaaaacacagGCTTCACCTAGAATTACAGCAGCAAGAGGATTTTCAGATGCCCAACACTGTGCAA GAGCTGCAAGGCCTGGTGCTGCAGCTGCGAGAGGACATGGTGGCGGTGCGGACGGCGGCCGATCACCTGGAGGAGAAACTGAAAGCCGAGATCTTGTTTCTGAAGGAGCAGATCCAGGCGGAGCAGTGTCTGAAGGAAAACCTGGAGGACACGCTGCAGCTGGAGATCGAGGGCTGCAAGGAGGAGATAG ACATCTTGGAAG CGTCTTTCTCCAGTCTGAAGACGGAGCTGGAGCGAGTGAAGGCTGAGAAGGAGCAG TTGCAGAACAGTCTATCAGAGAAGAGTGAAACACTGGAGACCATCCAGGGCCTGAAGACCAACCTGGAGCAGCAGCTTAAGGAGCTGAGCTCCACCAAG
- the rabep1 gene encoding rab GTPase-binding effector protein 1 isoform X2, translating into MAEQASGSPRSSQHDGVLKQRVAALEQEREEFIKLKQQLEAEFNQKRAKFKELYLSKEEELKRQAASLEGAQAELSSVQAQLAQARAEMENIKAVATVSESTKQEAIDQVRSQWQEEVASLQAIMKDTVCEYEAQFHQRLEQERTQWNQYREAVERELADLRRRLTEGQEEENLEDEMKKAQEDAEKLRSVVMPMEQEIAALKAKLTTAEERVKELEASKVKELNHVLEAEKSCRTDLEMYVAVLNTQKSVLQEDAEKLRKELHEVCHKLELERQQHNQLKHTWQRANDQFLESQRLLMRDMQRIESVLSSEQLRQVEEMKKKDQEEDEKQRLSQVKEIQDEDGGDHTEPSEDLFLGLSVEEPHTNHSAHGSIHSLDTEVVAGAHMDPYKENLRRVQSTDSLGSSLSAQQGLGGHNHKAKSASHLDESDFGPLVGADCGVTEGNFGETASVSSIKLTASHFLLTKDQEKAIKAMTPEQEETASLLSSISHAPDTAYLPPSGYRLVSDSEWNLLQQEVKNAGRKLGRRCDMCSNYEKQLQVIQGQEAETRDQVKKLQVMLRQANDQLERTMSEKQELEDSVKSGNEEVTAKVSALVQRVQESETLLSTLQQGFSQAKRNTQEQMAVLMQSREQVADELSRLQRDNESLQGKHRLHLELQQQEDFQMPNTVQELQGLVLQLREDMVAVRTAADHLEEKLKAEILFLKEQIQAEQCLKENLEDTLQLEIEGCKEEIASFSSLKTELERVKAEKEQLQNSLSEKSETLETIQGLKTNLEQQLKELSSTKSALESQVLDERDKAQRLQTELDVSEQVQKDFVKLSQTLQVQLERIRQADSLDRIRVILNDTNLTDINQLPET; encoded by the exons ATGGCCGAGCAGGCCTCGGGATCCCCCCGGTCGTCCCAACATGACG GGGTTCTCAAGCAGCGAGTGGCAGCTttggagcaggagagggaggagttCATCAAACtcaagcagcagctggaggccgAGTTCAACCAGAAACGAGCCAAGTTCAAAGAGCTCTACCTGTCCAAGGAAG aggagctgaagaggCAGGCGGCGTCGCTGGAGGGCGCCCAGGCTGAGCTGAGCTCCGTCCAGGCCCAGCTGGCTCAGGCCCGGGCCGAGATGGAGAACATCAAAGCGGTGGCCACCGTGTCGGAAAGCACCAAGCAGGAAGCCATCGACCAGGTCCGCAGCCAGTGGCAGGAAGAGGTGGCCTCGCTGCAGGCCATCATGAAAG ACACCGTCTGTGAGTACGAGGCCCAGTTCCACCAGCGGCTGGAGCAGGAGCGGACCCAGTGGAACCAGTACCGCGAGGCAGTAGAGAGAGAACTGGCCGACTTGAGACGCCGCCTCACTGAgggccaggaggaggagaacctGGAGGACGAAATGAAGAAA GCCCAGGAGGATGCAGAGAAGCTGCGCTCTGTGGTGATGCCCATGGAGCAGGAAATAGCAGCGCTGAAGGCCAAGCTCACCACAGCCGAGGAGAGGGTGAAGGAACTGGAGGCCTCCAAG GTGAAGGAGCTCAACCACGTTCTTGAGGCTGAGAAGTCGTGTCGCACCGACCTGGAGATGTATGTGGCCGTGTTGAACACTCAGAAGTCTGTCCTGCAGGAGGATGCAGAGAAACTACGGAAAGAGCTTCATGAAG TGTGTCATAAGCTGGAGCTGGAGCGGCAGCAGCACAACCAGCTGAAGCACACATGGCAGAGAGCCAATGACCAGTTCCTGGAGTCTCAACGCCTTCTGATGAGGGACATGCAGAGGATAGAGAGCGTGCTGTCTTCGGAACAGCTCCGCCaggtggaggagatgaagaagaaggaccag GAGGAAGATGAGAAACAGAGACTGAGCCAAGTCAAGGAGATACAAGACGAGGACGGGGGAGATCACACTGAACCTTCAGAGGACTTATTCCTGGGGCTGAGCGTTGAGGAG cCCCATACCAACCACAGTGCCCACGGCTCTATACACTCCTTAGACACCGAGGTGGTGGCAGGTGCACACATGGACCCCTACAAGGAAAACTTGCGGCGAGTCCAGTCGACGGACAGCCTCGGCTCCTCTCTGTCGGCCCAGCAGGGCTTGGGAGGCCACAACCACAAAGCCAAGTCGGCCAGCCACTTGGATGAGTCGGACTTTGGGCCCTTGGTGGGCGCTGACTGCGGGGTGACTGAGGGGAATTTTGGTGAAACAGCCTCGGTCAGCTCCATCAAGCTAACGGCCAGCCACTTCCTGCTGACTAAAGACCAGGAGAAGGCCATCAAGGCCATGACGCCAGAGCAGGAGGAGACGGCGTCACTGCTGTCCAGCATCTCCCACGCCCCTGACACCGCCTACTTACCGCCCTCTGGCTACCGGCTGGTCAGCGACAGTGAATGGAACCTGCTGCAGCAAGAG GTGAAAAATGCCGGTCGGAAGCTTGGCCGGCGTTGCGACATGTGCTCCAACTACGAGAAGCAGCTGCAGGTCATCCAAGGACAGGAGGCTGAGACACGGGATCAG GTGAAGAAGCTTCAGGTGATGCTGCGACAGGCCAAcgatcagctggagaggacgATGTCTGAGAAGCAGGAGTTGGAGGATTCAGTCAAATCGGGCAACGAGGAAGTCACGGCTAAG GTGTCAGCCCTGGTGCAGAGAGTCCAGGAGTCAGAAACACTACTGAGCACACTACAGCAAGGGTTCAGTCAAGCTAAGaggaacacacaggaacagaTG GCGGTGCTGATGCAGTCAAGGGAGCAGGTGGCAGACGAACTAAGCCGACTACAGAGAGACAACGAgagcctgcagggaaaacacagGCTTCACCTAGAATTACAGCAGCAAGAGGATTTTCAGATGCCCAACACTGTGCAA GAGCTGCAAGGCCTGGTGCTGCAGCTGCGAGAGGACATGGTGGCGGTGCGGACGGCGGCCGATCACCTGGAGGAGAAACTGAAAGCCGAGATCTTGTTTCTGAAGGAGCAGATCCAGGCGGAGCAGTGTCTGAAGGAAAACCTGGAGGACACGCTGCAGCTGGAGATCGAGGGCTGCAAGGAGGAGATAG CGTCTTTCTCCAGTCTGAAGACGGAGCTGGAGCGAGTGAAGGCTGAGAAGGAGCAG TTGCAGAACAGTCTATCAGAGAAGAGTGAAACACTGGAGACCATCCAGGGCCTGAAGACCAACCTGGAGCAGCAGCTTAAGGAGCTGAGCTCCACCAAG